A stretch of Fusarium poae strain DAOMC 252244 chromosome 2, whole genome shotgun sequence DNA encodes these proteins:
- the TEF1 gene encoding translation elongation factor EF-1 alpha (BUSCO:20304at5125) has translation MGKEEKTHLNVVVIGHVDSGKSTTTGHLIYQCGGIDKRTIEKFEKEAAELGKGSFKYAWVLDKLKAERERGITIDIALWKFETPRYYVTVIDAPGHRDFIKNMITGTSQADCAILIIAAGTGEFEAGISKDGQTREHALLAYTLGVKNLIVAINKMDTTKWSEARYQEIIKETSSFIKKVGYNPKAVAFVPISGFNGDNMLTASTNCPWYKGWEREIKSGKLTGKTLLEAIDSIEPPKRPNDKPLRLPLQDVYKIGGIGTVPVGRIETGIIKPGMVVTFAPSNVTTEVKSVEMHHEQLTEGQPGDNVGFNVKNVSVKDIRRGNVAGDSKNDPPAGAASFIAQVIVLNHPGQVGAGYAPVLDCHTAHIACKFAEIQEKIDRRTGKATEAAPKFIKSGDSAIVKMVPSKPMCVEAFTDYPPLGRFAVRDMRQTVAVGVIKAVEKSTGTAGKVTKSAAKAGKK, from the exons ATGGGTAAGGAGGAGAAGACTCACCTTaacgtcgtcgtcatcggcCACGTCGACTCTGGCAAGTCGACCACT ACCGGTCACTTGATCTACCAGTGCGGTGGTATCGACAAGCGAACCATCGAGAAGTTCGAGAAG GAAGCCGCCGAGCTCGGTAAGGGTTCTTTCAAGTACGCCTGGGTTCttgacaagctcaaggcCGAGCGTGAGCGTGGTATCACCATCGATATCGCTCTCTGGAAGTTCGAGACTCCCCGCTACTATGTCACCGTCATTG ACGCTCCCGGTCACCGTGATTTCATCAAGAACATGATCACTGGTACTTCCCAGGCCGATTGCGCCATTCTCATCATTGCCGCCGGTACTGGTGAGTTCGAGGCTGGTATCTCCAAGGATGGCCAGACCCGTGAGCACGCTCTCCTTGCCTACACCCTTGGTGTCAAGAACCTCATTGTTGCCATCAACAAGATGGACACCACCAAGTGGTCTGAGGCCCGTTACCAggagatcatcaaggagacCTCCTCTTTCATCAAGAAGGTCGGCTACAACCCCAAGGCTGTCGCTTTCGTCCCCATCTCCGGTTTCAACGGTGACAACATGTTGACTGCCTCCACCAACTGCCCCTGGTACAAGGGTTGGGAGCGTGAGATCAAGTCTGGCAAGCTCACTGGCAAGACCCTCCTCGAGGCCATTGACTCCATCGAGCCCCCCAAGCGTCCCAACGACAAGCCCCTCCGACTTCCCCTCCAGGATGTCTACAAGATTGGTGGTATTGGAACGGTTCCCGTCGGCCGTATCGAGACTGGTATCATCAAGCCCGGTATGGTCGTTACCTTCGCTCCCTCCAACGTCACCACTGAAGTCAAGTCCGTTGAGATGCACCACGAGCAGCTCACTGAGGGCCAGCCCGGTGACAACGTTGGTTTCAACGTGAAGAACGTTTCCGTCAAGGACATCCGACGTGGTAACGTCGCTGGTGACTCCAAGAACGACCCCCCTGCCGGTGCCGCTTCTTTCATCGCCCAGGTCATCGTCCTCAACCACCCCGGTCAGGTCGGTGCTGGTTACGCTCCCGTCCTCGATTGCCACACTGCCCACATTGCCTGCAAGTTCGCCGAGATCCAGGAGAAGATCGACCGCCGAACCGGTAAGGCTACTGAGGCCGCTCCCAAGTTCATCAAGTCTGGTGACTCCGCCATCGTCAAGATGGTTCCCTCCAAGCCCATGTGTGTTGAGGCTTTCACTGACTACCCTCCCCTGGGTCGTTTCGCCGTCCGTGACATGCGACAGACCGTCGCCGTCGGTGTCATCAAGGCCGTCGAGAAGTCCACTGGCACTGCTGGCAAGGTCACCAAGtccgctgccaaggctggtAAGAAATAA
- a CDS encoding hypothetical protein (TransMembrane:12 (i12-34o83-105i117-136o142-162i174-195o207-227i261-277o297-315i322-341o347-368i388-407o413-431i)~BUSCO:27597at5125), with product MAAFDPAARKRVLRVIAVSLLLDLISFTFILPLFPQLLEFYRDREGQVPLDKDAPKTLLQLVLSGLHQYKASFSRPIESRHDIVLLGGALGSLFSLLQAIASPLIGALSDRYGRRKALLASMCGNILSVLLWVAAVDFRTFIASRVVGGLSEGNVQLATAMASDISDESSRGATMALIGACFSIAFTFGPRLGAWLSTFSTFTANPFAAAAGFSLALIVTETIYLYFSLPETLPSMRDIGAKGDAKKKVAPKKIERTNSHFLLNAIHFVFLLFFSGMESSLSFMTYELFSFTSGKNGRLLGYVGLVASILQGGVTRRLPPLMSVRIGTLACLASFILLGRVNTIGGLYLAATCLAVTSATVVTGLNALSSFEAHEDERGNKLGMLRSWGQLGRGLGPILFTSVYWWAGREVAYTMGATGIAVVAAAVFAGLKTPKGMNTKGKKVEGKAQ from the exons ATGGCTGCGTTCGATCCCGCTGCAAGGAAGCGAGTCCTCCGCGTTATTGCTGTCTCACTACTCCTCGACTTG ATCTCCTTCACCTTTATTCTTCCTTTGTTCCCGCAGCTTCTCGAATTCTATCGCGATCGCGAAGGCCAAGTCCCCCTTGACAAAGATGCGCCTAAAACCCTACTACAGCTTGTTCTATCAGGCCTGCACCAATACAAAGCCTCTTTCTCCCGCCCGATCGAGTCGCGTCATGACATCGTTCTGCTAGGTGGAGCTCTCGGCTCCCTATTCTC ACTTCTTCAAGCCATTGCATCACCTCTTATCGGCGCTCTCTCCGATCGGTACGGCCGTCGCAAAGCTCTCCTGGCTTCCATGTGTGGTAACATCCTCTCTGTGCTGCTCTGGGTTGCGGCCGTCGATTTCCGAACCTTTATCGCAAGTCGTGTCGTCGGCGGACTGTCGGAGGGTAATGTCCAGCTCGCAACCGCAATGGCTAGTGATATCTCGGATGAGTCGTCCCGTGGCGCGACCATGGCCTTAATCGGCGCATGCTTCTCGATCGCTTTTACATTTGGTCCCCGACTTGGTGCCTGGCTCAGCACGTTCTCGACTTTCACTGCGAACCCATTTGCTGCGGCTGCAGGTTTCAGTTTGGCGTTGATTGTGACTGAGACAATTTATCTGTACTTCAGTCTACCCGAGACCTTGCCTTCAATGCGCGACATTGGGGCCAAGGGTGATgcgaagaagaaggttgcACCCAAAAAGATCGAGAGAACCAACTCCCACTTCCTTTTGAACGCCATTCACTTCGTCTTCCTGCTGTTCTTCTCCGGCATGGAGAGCTCTCTGTCTTTTATGACATATGAACTCTTCTCCTTTACATCTGGCAAGAATGGTCGACTACTGGGCTATGTTGGACTTGTGGCCTCCATCCTTCAGGGTGGTGTTACACGACGTCTCCCGCCCCTGATGTCCGTCCGTATTGGTACACTTGCGTGCCTTGCGTCCTTCATTCTTTTGGGAAGGGTCAACACCATTGGTGGTCTGTACCTAGCTGCGACATGTTTGGCAGTCACATCCGCCACGGTTGTCACTGGCCTGAACGCCCTGAGCAGTTTCGAGGCTCATGAGGATGAGCGCGGTAACAAGCTCGGTATGTTACGAAGCTGGGGTCAGCTTGGCCGAGGCCTGGGTCCCATCCTGTTCACAAGTGTATACTGGTGGGCTGGCCGAGAGGTCGCATATACTATGGGCGCCACTGGTATTGCAGTTGTCGCTGCAGCGGTGTTTGCTGGACTGAAGACGCCTAAGGGAATGAACACCAAGGGCAAAAAGGTTGAGGGTAAGGCTCAGTAA
- a CDS encoding hypothetical protein (TransMembrane:1 (i21-42o)): protein MDSNTIMAVQETIAALTWQQAGCLLAGIWLIYIVTLVVWRLWFSPLAHIPGPKLAALTQYYEFYYDFVLGGQYTYKIIDMHERYGPIVRINPWEVHVGDPEFFSDLYSGPSRRRDKWTFYTQQSGAPRTQVPHPNALAAPKTATEGPLAAIDHSLNKLRRSALNPLYTTQTVRELQPVIEERVEALLTAFMNYAEVSNGQPLDVMYPYSALTNDVINEYAFARSDHLVEKPDFGAEVTNDLLIGTHMGPCVQQLDWVLTLVNALPESISNRCMPGWGGFLKMKNDIFEQIHSVDPPQSTGKWRMDGGHPTMLSTRTRSTREKNASRQAQESQISVQGGALTTSWAMSLATFHLLNRPETLRKLRDELFAAMPDAYETVPLSRLEKLPYLRGVVKEALRLGIGTSSRLARVAPDEALVYHDRENGEDWNLPPGSIVGMSPYKTVMDESIFYDARGFHPERWVEDGEQLDKYLDIFCSGSRICLGMALAHAELYLTLAKLFRRWGSGGVVFGSDDGDQRYGDVGYLSIFETRVRDCEIDADYFMPIPYKGSEGFRFVFETY from the exons ATGGATTCCAACACCATCATGGCGGTCCAAGAGACCATTGCTGCCCTTACTTGGCAGCAAGCCGGGTGCTTGCTTGCAGGTATCTGGCTCATCTATATCGTTACCCTTGTGGTCTGGAGACTATGGTTTAGCCCTCTGGCCCATATTCCAGGCCCCAAGCTGGCGGCTTTGACTCAATACTATGAGTTCTACTACGACTTTGTCCTGGGGGGACAATACACCTACAAGATCATCGATATGCATGAACGATATGGCCCCATCGTTCGCATCAACCCGTGGGAAGTTCATGTTGGAGACCCCGAGTTCTTCTCAGACCTCTACTCCGGACCTAGCCGACGTAGGGATAAGTGGACATTCTACACCCAACAG TCCGGTGCTCCTCGTACGCAAGTTCCTCACCCAAACGCTCTCGCAGCCCCAAAGACTGCGACTGAAGGCCCTCTTGCTGCCATCGACCACAGCCTTAACAAGTTGCGGCGAAGTGCGCTGAACCCTCTTTACACAACTCAAACTGTGCGCGAACTGCAGCCGGTAATTGAGGAAAGAGTGGAAGCCCTTCTGACTGCGTTCATGAACTACGCCGAGGTATCCAATGGCCAACCTCTTGATGTCATGTATCCCTACTCGGCCTTGACCAATG ACGTTATCAACGAATATGCTTTTGCACGAAGTGATCATCTTGTCGAAAAACCCGACTTTGGCGCCGAAGTCACAAACGACCTTCTCATCGGCACCCACATGGGACCATGTGTGCAGCAGCTCGATTGGGTACTCACTCTTGTCAACGCCTTGCCCGAGTCCATCTCGAACCGATGTATGCCAGGATGGGGTGGTTTCctcaagatgaagaatgATATCTTCGAGCAGATTCACAGTGTTGATCCTCCTCAGAGCACAGGTAAATGGAGAATGGATGGAGGTCATCCTACCATGCTATCGACTAGGACCCGCTCTACACGGGAGAAGAATGCGTCACGTCAGGCTCAGGAAAGCCAAATCAGCGTTCAAGGTGGCGCCCTCACTACCTCTTGGGCCATGTCCCTTGCCACGTTCCATCTCCTCAATCGCCCTGAGACTCTTCGCAAATTGCGGGACGAACTCTTTGCTGCCATGCCTGACGCTTATGAGACCGTCCCGCTCTCACGACTGGAGAAGCTCCCCTATCTTCGAGGAGTTGTCAAGGAAGCACTGCGGCTTGGTATTGGAACTAGCAGTCGTCTCGCACGTGTTGCTCCAGATGAGGCTCTTGTATACCATGATCGCGAGAACGGCGAGGACTGGAATCTCCCACCAGGATCCATCGTTGGCATGAGTCCTTACAAGACTGTCATGGACGAGAGCATCTTTTACGACGCTCGAGGCTTCCACCCTGAGCGCTgggttgaagatggcgagCAGCTCGACAAATACCTTGATATCTTCTGCTCTGGTTCCCGCATCTGCCTCGGCATGGCTCTAGCTCATGCCGAGCTTTACCTTACACTGGCCAAACTCTTCCGCCGATGGGGAAGTGGTGGAGTTGTGTTTGGTAGCGATGACGGCGATCAGCGCTATGGAGATGTTGGCTACCTCAGCATTTTCGAAACCCGGGTTCGAGATTGTGAGATTGATGCCGACTACTTCATGCCCATCCCTTATAAGGGATCTGAAGGCTTCCGCTTCGTCTTCGAAACCTACTAA
- a CDS encoding hypothetical protein (BUSCO:1768at5125), which produces MISRAAQVPRICLACRFGLITQRSAGLGFRTNPVSEGLGRRLYTSDIGNLRGTKVEPFVSNKDTSEINSEERLEENESTATIPFADATGSNNSDPATEIDFESTSNSQEKTIRSAQAELDDILDLASPLAKKRDYGLFQVPSKQPSNSFDHELDDISNKAKPDTPSPSNSSEKVSGPLDLPERYTIPEHGFDVGKFQHGMAPPIESQFDISELPDLDDGLSASPQGSRHWPKRRLRNALLHEEPLGVPSLGLPADAIIINNPNKTRIERPPIVMEEEEVAPANIDWEVLNPSENIEPEVEEIKANIEEFRPDTRILRLAEIGTLVESLRDSFTVIQLRDYHRDCVPVQEEGEIVSYTWIEESVPWKSVNSARVHGADKTAIAQKIVFDKWRVEVMEYENDLGKAYVWMDPDIFPFLLYGPNNISRLLWVLRRDFLVGEDEKLTLTIQASRLNITARKSTTYGVLAYMDQCLQQMRSRTIDVAPYLPAGATSPSPAELKELGRLTKTSIKRVREGEKQKYRVSWLPDSDEAPAGTEDVADIVFRLMVGLTIPGTHKVLQRIPSKGEDEVGDQFVSVRRQTRAMSWRDKLGRWFRIIDPVTKSSCSTKESSPLDLASSADLPESEIPDAKDITTATFGHVLHSEPQGSMKLLSRKRHILLPFTPHPAAFSALKPDDNDILKETTTIIMNLVPREERKRSRTSDAQNGAKEPAVRIKIPVNPDADFANFSLPDDLTVEYFASWHVNDLLLPTEAVDVRLQHERVGSLSLTNHDIQKFLKALQFNLAEGKIRTPAQATLSVPRNWLDGARTGSALGKKKAVLYDFRGTEIHKTVEMSWRGHTLRYSSIEAGQQGGQRQEITLKTGLPGVGPVKLGPQQRQSFLQLVEDMATGKCFSWHDGHKSIKSRQLEDYSYDLPETALTDDIIVEDIFDAKGRPKIVERAVKKQALADEGAIKDSVPENSDSTTNTVDVSHAQKAEPTNSKKSPAATERDRVRNDIMNKFFGAKETKVEPSTTSNKKKPSAARKAKVTARKYTVPDLEQPKTKVVADPFLAQFASRATSGNRVTDPNSTPGFFDTLPSEKKPKILKKTNNSGKSGSKKRKGGKKS; this is translated from the exons ATGATTTCTAGAGCGGCTCAAGTACCGCGCATTTGCCTAGCATGCAGGTTCGGTCTGATAACGCAGCGCAGCGCCGGATTAGGCTTCCGAACAAATCCAGTCAGTGAAGGTCTCGGACGACGATTGTATACATCCGACATAGGAAACTTGAGGGGCACCAAAGTCGAACCTTTTGTTTCGAATAAAGACACGTCAGAGATCAACTCAGAAGAAAGGCTAGAAGAAAACGAGTCAACGGCAACGATACCATTCGCAGATGCGACTGGATCGAACAATAGCGACCCCGCCACCGAGATCGACTTTGAATCAACTTCAAACTCCCAAGAGAAGACAATCAGATCCGCACAAGCCGAGCTTGATGATATTTTGGACCTAGCATCGCCCTTGGCAAAGAAGAGAGACTATGGCCTCTTCCAGGTGCCCTCAAAGCAACCATCAAATTCTTTTGATCATGAACTGGACGATATATCAAACAAAGCAAAGCCAGACACACCTTCGCCGAGCAATTCAAGTGAGAAGGTCTCTGGGCCACTTGATCTACCCGAACGTTATACAATACCAGAACACGGTTTTGATGTGGGCAAATTTCAGCATGGAATGGCACCGCCAATAGAATCCCAGTTTGACATATCCGAGCTACCTGACCTCGACGATGGGCTGTCTGCGAGCCCCCAAGGTTCCAGGCACTGGCCAAAGCGAAGGTTACGCAATGCTCTCTTGCACGAAGAGCCACTCGGTGTTCCTTCTTTGGGACTTCCAGCCGATGCTATCATTATCAACAACCCAAATAAGACACGCATCGAAAGACCTCCTATCGtgatggaagaggaagaagttgcaCCGGCAAATATCGACTGGGAAGTTCTGAATCCTAGCGAGAACATCGAGCCTGAGGTAGAGGAGATCAAGGCCAACATTGAAGAGTTCCGCCCTGATACGCGTATTCTCCGGTTGGCAGAGATAGGGACTCTGGTCGAATCTCTTCGCGACAGTTTTACTGTTATCCAATTAAGAGACTACCATCGCGACTGTGTGCCGGTGCAGGAGGAAGGCGAGATTGTGAGCTATACTTGGATCGAAGAGAGTGTCCCCTGGAAGTCTGTCAACTCAGCTCGAGTCCATGGTGCAGACAAGACAGCAATCGCCCAGAAAATTGTTTTCGACAAGTGGAGAGTCGAGGTTATGGAATACGAGAACGACCTCGGAAAAGCCTACGTTTGGATGGATCCGGATATCTTCCCTTTTCTCTTGT ATGGCCCGAATAACATATCACGCTTACTATGGGTGTTGAGACGGGACTTTCTGGTGGGAGAAGACGAGAAGTTGACTTTGACCATTCAAGCGTCTCGACTCAACATCACTGCGAGAAAGTCGACAACTTACGGTGTCCTTGCCTACATGGATCAGTGCTTACAACAAATGCGCTCTCGAACCATCGATGTAGCCCCTTATCTCCCGGCCGGTGCAACCAGCCCGAGCCCGGCAGAGCTTAAGGAGCTTGGCCGCCTCACCAAGACTTCCATCAAACGTGTCAGAGAGGGCGAAAAACAG AAATACCGGGTCTCTTGGTTACCTGACTCTGATGAGGCCCCAGCCGGGACTGAAGATGTCGCCGATATAGTATTCCGCTTGATGGTTGGCCTCACGATCCCTGGCACCCACAAGGTTCTTCAGCGCATTCCCTCGAAAGGGGAAGATGAAGTCGGCGATCAGTTTGTCTCAGTTCGAAGACAGACTCGAGCCATGTCGTGGAGAGATAAGCTTGGTCGGTGGTTCAGGATTATTGACCCCGTCACCAAATCTTCATGTTCTACCAAAGAGTCCTCGCCCCTCGATCTGGCCTCTTCTGCAGATTTGCCTGAGTCAGAAATTCCCGACGCCAAAGACATTACTACAGCAACGTTTGGTCATGTCCTTCACTCAGAGCCTCAGGGTTCGATGAAGCTGCTCTCCCGCAAACGTCACATTCTATTACCATTCACCCCTCATCCCGCCGCCTTCTCTGCCCTAAAGCCTGACGACAACGATATACTGAAAGAGACTACGACCATTATCATGAACCTTGTGCCTCGTGAGGAACGCAAGAGAAGTCGGACCAGTGATGCACAGAATGGGGCTAAAGAGCCCGCAGTCCGCATCAAAATACCCGTCAATCCAGACGCTGACTTTGCAAATTTCTCCCTTCCTGATGATCTGACTGTCGAGTATTTTGCTTCCTGGCATGTGAACGATTTGTTATTACCGACTGAGGCTGTTGACGTCCGCCTACAACACGAACGCGTGGGATCTTTAAGTCTCACCAACCACGACATACAAAAGTTCCTCAAGGCGCTGCAATTCAACTTGGCTGAAGGTAAAATTCGAACGCCTGCTCAAGCCACACTCAGCGTCCCAAGGAATTGGCTAGACGGTGCTCGCACAGGTTCAGCCctgggaaagaaaaaggcggTCCTTTACGATTTCCGAGGTACCGAGATTCATAAGACTGTGGAGATGTCATGGCGAGGCCACACATTACGCTACTCTAGCATCGAGGCGGGACAGCAAGGAGGCCAACGTCAGGAGATTACATTGAAGACCGGTTTACCGGGCGTGGGTCCTGTCAAGCTTGGTCCCCAGCAACGACAGAGCTTTTTGCAGTTGGTCGAGGACATGGCTACTGGGAAATGCTTCTCTTGGCATGACGGTCACAAGTCCATCAAGAGCCGCCAGTTGGAAGACTACAGTTACGACTTGCCCGAGACGGCGCTCACCGACGACATCATTGTTGAGGATATATTTGACGCAAAGGGTCGCCCCAAAATTGTCGAACGCGCTGTAAAGAAGCAAGCTCTTGCTGATGAAGGTGCCATCAAAGACAGTGTGCCCGAGAACAGCGACTCTACCACGAATACCGTCGATGTCTCACACGCTCAGAAGGCCGAACCCACGAACAGCAAGAAGAGCCCCGCCGCGACCGAGCGTGACAGAGTTCGCAACGATATAATGAACAAGTTCTTCGGGGCTAAAGAAACCAAGGTCGAACCTTCTACAACCAGTAACAAGAAGAAACCGAGCGCAGCCCGCAAGGCCAAGGTCACGGCACGCAAGTATACCGTTCCGGACCTGGAACAGCCAAAGACCAAGGTAGTAGCAGACCCGTTCTTAGCGCAGTTCGCCTCCCGCGCGACTAGCGGCAACAGAGTCACGGATCCAAATTCTACTCCCGGCTTCTTCGACACTCTTCCATCGGAGAAGAAGCCGAAGATTCTAAAGAAGACCAACAACAGCGGTAAAAGCGgcagcaagaagagaaaaggagGCAAAAAATCATAG